gaaaagtgaggattttgtccaagattgggaatttcgctcctgacccttccaaagggtccaaagcgaaattctccataaacctcattttcttccttgtttggaccAACATTTTAGTTCCTTGGGCATATTGGAAGTGGATTGACATGTttttttgccttaggaagtgattagaagtgaaggagtgaaggattttgtcctaaatcttgaatttcgctcctaacccttccaaagggtccaaagcgaaattcttgaaaacacctattCTCTTTAGATGAGGTCCAAACCTTGGTTCCTATGGCATGGATGGAAGAGGAGTGATGTATTCTTGCCTTTTGAGGTAGATTGGAGTTAaagaaatgaagaatcaagcctaaatcttgaatttcgctcctgacccttccaaagggtccagagcgaaattctcattctcTCCTTTTCCTCTCAATTTTGTGTCAAGCCCAGTGTGGATCAAGGTGAATTAAGATTGGAgatacccctaggcatgcctttgaatAGCTTGTGACcaccaaatgtgaaggaattgagctaaaacctgaatttcactcctgacccttccaaagggtccagagcgaaattctctataggtcctatccttggccatagtttttagcgaaattctcctttcaagcctttttgaggtcaaacaagtgttgtcttCGTGAAAGGGGGATCCAAAAGGGAAAGTCAAAGGAATGTAAGGTATGAAGAATGAaactagataaaggaaaacaagcaaatcaagaatttcgttcctaacccttccaaagggtcaagagcgaaattcccaaaatcacctagtttgcccatgatTGAGATTAAGAGATGGATTCCCAAGCCTTGGTGGAGAGAGGGCTAGCGTGTGCTTGTCTTGGGAGGCATTTTGGAGTaaagaaatgatagaatttgagcctaaggaagaatttcgctcctgacccttccaaaggatccagagtgAAATCCTTAAAACCTCTtttttgctccaattttgcatcaagcCTAGTATTGATTGAGATTAGAAacatccttaggcatgcatttgagcaagttgtgttcacaaaatgtgaagattttgtcctaaaatgtgaattttgctcctgacccttgacTCACATTTTAACATGCAGTTTCCACACTAAATTTTAACATTTCTCCCTTGACTCACATTTGATTTACAGTGCAAGCCAGGGTGAATGATGTGGGCAGAGCAACGGTCGGGATTAAAATCTGCAGATAAAGAGTCGATGACCAACAAGATGGCTGCCTTATATGAAGTACCATCTCTTATAGACATGATAACTCAAGCAACCAGTTACCCATTCAGAGGACTACAAGCACTGATGATTTCAATTGCTTAAAAACTGCAGGTATTTCATGATGCACATTTCATATTTGATGTTGCTTGTCCTTTGGATTGTCTCAACAAAGAGACGATGCAATACACAGGAAGAGATTTTAGAAGAGTTTCTAGTCCCCTGTATTTGACCTGTTGAGGGGATGCAAATGTCATCCTGAGGATGAAAATACAGCACCATGATTAATGTGTGTCATTGGCATGGTTACAATGCTGCACATGACTTGGGAGCTAGAGTCAGCCTTAGTGAATATGTATCTGGTCAACTCTCACTGATTAAATTGCATTAAATTTTGCATGTTACTGCAGTGATTGACCTGTTGACAGGATGCCAATGTCATCCTGAGGATGGATATATAGCACCATGATTATGTTGTGTTGCTGGTATGGTTACAATGGTTAGAGAGTGCAATGACCTGACTGATTAAACTGCATTATTTGAGCATGTTACTGGAGTGATGCTCTACCAGAATGATGTAAACTTCATTCTCCGGCTTATCCATTCCACATCAAAACTGCAGCTTTCCATTTTCTGAAAAAAAATAATTAAGTGCATGCACATTAGCAAACGATTTGTCTCAATCTTTTCTCTGTGTAACCACATTTAAAACCACTTATATCATGGTCTCTTGTCTGTATTGGGGGAGCTTTATAGTGATTGATATACTTGACTTGACAGATGATTAATGCAACAGAACTTCACATAAAATCTGCCAAAAATGGAATTAAAATGCCTATGGTAGAAACGTTCTTTAGGATATAATATGGGGAATTTCAAGACAGAGCCCCAGAATCAAATCGGAAGAGATATCATAGAGTTGAAATTGGGTAAATACTGGGAATGGCGTACCCCAATAGATGAGACCAAATGAAAAACCCaagtgaatatgtcagcaactaaGACATGGAAAAAAGCATGACAAATAAATCTTCAAAGCGTCATCGTAATAACATTGAAACTTGAAACAACTACAAATTTTCTTATGAATGGTGTTTTCACAGTGTCTCAAATTATTTGATGATTTATTGGGATTCAAATGCACAGTTTCAACTCAATCTTCATGGACCTATATTCAACTACAAATTtattcataattttaaatttatggtTTTACCCTTTAGGATATATATGATGTCCAGGTTAAGACATCAGTGGGCATCAATTTACACTTTAGGATGTTGTGATTGTACTATACTCATTTAATGCATTTGTAtctatcaaacatttatttaatgcATTAGTATTTTCTCACAGTTGATAATTAAGTCACAGACTAAATTGCCAATTGTGAACAAACTTGTATTTAAGGCTAGAAATCAGCTACTGCCGGTGATGGTATGCATGAAGCCGGTTATTGTTGAATTACACCATGAATTTCCAATTTCTTCCTTATTTTTACTGGTCACTAAATAGAAATGGGAAGAGAAAAAGATTGAAAAGTAAAAATCAACACTAAATATTAACAGAAAAGGCCCGACAATTTTCAGCATCAAATAAATTAACTTATCAAACAGCTAACCTGGATTCGGAAGAAACTGTTGGCAACCAAAGCAAGTCCTTGGAAGCCTCTGATTTGGGGCTGTCCTACCAATTACTTCTTCAAAAGGTGCAACTGGAAAAAGATGATGGTATGATCTTGCTAAGTGGGGAGAAGATACAAGAGTCAAACCACAGATATGACACTCAGTTGGAAGTTCACAAACACGTGCTTTGCACCTAGGACATGTGTAGCCTCCACCTATCTTCACTTCTTTATGACAAGCACAAATAGAAATAACCCCTTCTGCACCTCTCTGAGGAAAACCCATCTTAACAAGGCTGGCAACTGCAAACTCTGCTATGGCTGGTGGCGGAGGGGCATGCTCCAGCAAAAGGTCCTTGAAATGTGACTGAAAAATGGCATGATGAAGTCAGAACAaaaataagcagagtatccaataAATTTGTTGTTCTAAAGTTACTACACAGTTAAGCTCACCTCATCTAATGCAACAGAATAGACTCCTCCTGTCTCTTCACAGAGATGTTTACATATATAAATTTCAGCAGACAATCCAACTACTGAGCAACGCATTTTTGCATCCTTGCATTTCCTTATAGTGTCCATAACATCCCCGGGATCACAAGTGCTTAGAGCAGAGTACAAGATTAGAACTTCCCGATGACCATAAGATGGAATTTGGGTCAGATAACCATGAGCAAGATCCAAAGCGTTCTGCAGAGAGGAATCACCTGAACACTCCAGATTATTGGCCAAAGCCTTTATATGTGATTCTGGGCTGCCACTGAGATCTGTTAAGCGATGCGCAATTCCATTTCTTATTATTATAATACCCAGATGACTAAGTGGATTCTGGTCAAAGAATTCTCTCACAAAAGCCTCAACACAATTTGTAACCACCACCATACGGTTTGGTTTGAAATCCTTTTCTCCTGCTGCCTATGTGGAACATACACCAGAATGTCACCAGCTTTAGCATGTGATCACCTACCTGCGGTCCCAAAGAAATCACTATGACTAATACAGAGTATGACTACATGATTAATGCTAATTTAGTGACATCAATCCAGCGCTAGTGTGGAATCACTTGccaatctttatttgattatttcATGCATGATACCTAAATGATGATTCAATGTGATCAGACTTTTCACAAAACATTTGGATGAAAAGTATCCTCATCTGACACCTCCATAGAAAACTATATTTATCATTAATTAATAAGGCAACCAATAAATAAGAAACAGTAAGCAGCATAGTCACACAAAATAAAGTTAAAGAATGTgtgaaatgcacaataatgaattTGGAGAACACAGAAGTCAATTTTGATCATAGAAGCATAATTCAGAAACATTTGACTCAGCAAACCAAAAGCATAAATGACATTCAAACTTGGGATATAATTAAGAAACTAAAAAATGCTGAAAGATTCATTAACGTAGGGCAAAAATTGCTAACTTATGTTATTTCAAGCCAAATGAAGGGAAAATTCAAAATAAACTCTTTTTTTCAATCCAGCACAgcccaaaatgatttttttttgctttataGAACTCAGTTGCATGTGGTGATGGCCCAAATTTCAATGACCAAAGGGATGTTCGTGATGTtgtttttcataattttatcactTTAACCAACTatggaaaaatattttcaaacagtTAACAAACAATTCATGCTGCTGAGATCATAatcattgaagacaaaaatgagaGTTTTAACAAGGGTTTCTGTTTCATATTTTGACTGTAAATTTTCATGCAAAATATTGCCAAATCTGAGCAAATTTTGGCTTACCAAATACTTACTAGTTTTCTGACAGACTTCACTCATTAGTTGCAGGTGAGTAAGTTGTCTGCCAAAAAAAAACACAAGTTCTGGCAAGTACTCGTCGAGTTTCAGAACTATGGTATACATGGTACATTCCTTACAATTGTGGAAGTAAAAATGTTGCTTTATATGGATaaacaatcaataataaaataatttaacgtTTGAGAATTAAAAATTATGCATCAAAGGATAAAGTATAACATTTAATAGCAGCATACAAGTTCTAGCTGAGCATCAAGGTAGTGAAGGACTTGGTATTTATGTTCTACTTACTTCTCATATTGGTTATCATATATCATCAAAATCTCTCAAAACAAAATCTCTCTTAAATATAACGTTGATATATACTGTGGGAAAGGAAAGATCATGCCAGTCGGTCATCTAAAGAACTGAAGTTTTTAAGATTCTTAGGCCATACCATTTTGTAAAAGGATTACTCTCCTTTAGAAACTAATGATCATTTTCCATTCATCTATTGTTTTGAAGGTTCTTGGGCCTCAACCTCTCCTTTAAAGACAATGATCTTAACTCCTAACAGCATTTGGCAAACATTATCGACAAACTTGCCATAGAAACCAACTCCAAATAAACGATGTTACTTAAAATATAGATGTGTTCTATTTCTCCAAGTGATTGGAACAATTACCAGAGCACCTCTAGAATAAATCATTTATCATAACAGCCAGACTAATTGTACAACATAATCGATAATAGCATGGTAAGATTTAAAAATGCTACAAACAACGCAGATACTAAAGCAAGTGACCTAAAGAAAAAACATATTTTAGTCTGAACAACTACAGAAATAACAACATTCGCATCTTGAATTCACAAAACTAACAAACCAACAAGAAACATTTAAACTTAAAGGGAAATCCACAGTGTCAAAACAAATAGGCACCAATCTCTTCTATATCCACTTTACATTGGTGTAGAATGCACTTTAAGTAACAAAGATGAAAGCACAATGAAGAGTATGTATTTGGCATGGAGTTTATAAGAGTATACCTTCTGTCCATCCCAAACATCTTGAACAAAGGAAGTATGATGACAACAAAGTTACAATGGAAGTATGAAGACAACAAAGTTTTTCAGGTCATAAAATACCCTCAAAAATGAATCATCGTGAAATAGCCAAAAAAGGGGCATAAAATACCCAATAATTATCTCATTTCACAAAAATGGTAGTGCCTTAACATTCACAAAGAATGTGTATATGGATTTTCAATATCCTGATTTCTCCCAATAATTAAGGAACATAAAATGGAAGAACAAAGGCATTGGCCGTGGAAAACACCCAATAGTTTTCTCATTGTCTCCTTGCAAAATCCACTTTACAATTTAAATTTGCATGAAATGCATATTTGGCTTTAAGGATTATGGTTTTAACGTCAAGGGTTTGATTCCAATTTCCCAATGAATGAATCAACACAAAATAAGAAGAAAATGGTAAGGAATCCAGACACTAACTAATAATCTTCACCTTTCCTACACATCAGGAAAAACGCCTAGGGCTCAAACATTTGCAAGAAGTGTAAATTTaggttcaaggtttagggttttcaGGTGGCATAAAATGGGAAGGAAAAGGACATTAAATGTTGACAATATCAGATCATTTTCTCATATGTTTCCACATACAAACCAGTGAACCACATCTAAAAATGCGGACTTCTAATTTAGGATTCAACGTTAGCTACACCAAATAAAGCACCCAAAGCAACGTATTAACAAGGGTACTAAATGTGGAGGGTAGCCAATAAGCTTCTCGGGTTTCATCGCACAACCCACGTGATAGAAAAGTCTGTTCCTTTAACATTTAATTCAAAAAATGAATTTCTGAGTTTAAGTATGATGGAGGCATTCAACCCAAACAATCGACTGAACATACGAAGAATACCCGATACTGTAACTGGAAAGAAAAAGACGATAGAATAAGGGAATACCCGAGAGAAATCAAGTATAATGTAAAGGTAACGAATCAGTCCGCGTTGAATATGGGAGGCCACAACAGCTTGCAGGCGACGTCTGTACTGGCGCTGTTGCAGTTGCTGATGTTTTTTGTCCAGATGGAGAATGCCTGATTCGTCCTCCTGCAGCGCCTCCCAAGATCTGTCATCTGCATAAGCTCTCTCCCATGCCTCtaactcttttcctccaccttcttCCTCCCCTTCTTCGTCTTCTTCAACCTCCATGCCCTTCCTGTTCTTGTTCATCTTTTCTCCTCGTCCCCGTCCGTATCAGACCCCTTCTGCTCTTCTTATTGCCAGTTATGTGAAATATATAACTGTTAGTGATTCCAGCAGCTAATTTTATTGGCCGTATTTATGCATTTTTCCGTTAAAAGACTCCTATAAATGTTTTTTAAAAAACTATAGAAGCCACAAGGTGACAATTGAAGTGTTCTCGCATATTTTGTAAAGTAGAGATGGTGTGATACTTTGTTATTTTTTTAAgcttcttctaattttttttattttttttaaaattaaattttagaattatttaTTATAAATAGTATTGATCTAAAAATAGGAATTATAAGAATTTTTAAAGAATCATTAGTGTATTACAATTAAATGTGAGTTGTTAAAATCTTTAAATAATCTttaatttattacaattaaaataaataatataatttctaaaaattaaaaattaaattataataattattatagaataaaacattaatattaatatttttcactttattaataatttgaagtgtcGTTGATCAAAGATGGCTCTGCAAATCCTTGATAGTGCGAATTTTCGAAACAGAGACAGCAAAATGCATGATAGTGGGGTTCCGACGACATCTGGAAGGGCTCCCCCTCTGCAGGACCAACCATGGCAAGTGGTTCGAAGCAAGAGAACCATTAATGCGGAAAAAAACATGGCTAGGGCTACATTGGACATAGCTCATATTTGGGCAGTCCCCATTACCGCACAAATTCCTTCCTTTGCTACCAAAGCAAACAGGGTGCCATTAGGTTCAAGGCAGAACCAAAATGGTCTCAACCTGAACCTCGAAGAATCCAGGCAGAGGGTTTAATAAAACCATCCAGATTCAGAAAACCCACACATCATACCAATATTAATAACACTAATGTAATGCAAAAAACATGGAAGGAGCCAAAAATCCCTGTTAGAAAACAGATATCCACAAATTCAAAAAACCCTAGGTCGGAGCCCATCCAAATCTCAGCCCCAAATGCCGCCACGGAGTTAAGCACGGATTATTTGCAAAATGGGAAGGCAGTGGGCAATCCTCATCAGAAATAGCGAATTGGTGGAGAGAAACGTTCCACGGCCAGGTAAGTATAATATCTCTaaccaataatttcatcttcattgAATGTGTTAAGGAATCGTTAAAATCTAGATTACTAGAGGGTGAACAGGTGTTTTACAAAGAAATGAATTTTAAATTTCTTGATTGGAAACCTAAATTCGACCCGAATAGACATGAATTTAGCACAGAGTCTAGATGGATAATTATTCATAGTCTACCCGTGGAACTGATGCATGTCAAGTTTCTTATTGACATTGGCAACAGCATAGGTAAATTCGTTGCCCTAGAAAAAAACTGGTCGAACAAATCCGACCTTAAAATACTAATAGATGTAGAAAGAAGCACCGATTACTTAAGGAATATATCCATCAACACGATGGATGGGAATTATAACTTAATTCCCAAATGGTTTAATGGTGAGATTGCGGAGGAGATATGCGGTTTAAACCCTAATGTTAGAAAGACCCAGAATAGAAATACAGGGAACCTGATGAAACCAACTAACAAGGTTAACATCCAATTCAACAATGACATTGGCGGCTTTATCATTATGGATTCACAGATTGGGGATAAACAGGGGTCGCCACCTAACACCCAGATTAGAAATAATACACCCAAACTTGCTAATAACAACGAGACCCATACAACATCGGATGAGGGCAAAATCCAAAAAGAATTGGGAGATGTCATTGACAATCTAATGGGAAAATTTGCAAAAGAAATAGTAGACGAAATGTTTCAGGAAGCCAAGATAGCAGAAAATAACATCCCCTCAaaagactatgatcacattgcagaTATGCCTCATGAAATGGTTAATATGAACAAACAAGAAGAAGTGGTTCTTGAGACTCAATACATGGATAACCCCTCTCTGGTGGTCAAAGGGATGAATGAATTAGAAGAAAGAAACTTTATAATCAAGGAATTAATTAACATGCAGGAGGAGGAAAGAAACTGGGAATCAAATGTCAATCTCGAGGACACACCCAACATGGGTATAATGTTGATAGAAGGAAACAAAGAGAACCCAAATTGTGGCAAACCCGACAACAATAAGAGAGGTCgaaagtcttttttagacaaaatgAAATTGGATGGGCAGGCGGAGGGGCAGACCAAAATAAAAACCCTATTTTGCCCAGGAAAGAGCCCGCCAGCCCCCAAGCTGGTATAAAAATATtgacatggaatgtaaggggcctaGGCGCCCCTAGTAAGTAGCGCTTGATTAAGCATAGCTTAAAAAGATCTGATATGGATATAGTCATGATGCAAGAAACTAAACTAAACAAGGAAGATATGTCCAAATTCTGTAAGAACCTCTACCAATGGCAGATAGAGGCAACAGAATCCATTGGGACATCAGGTGGATTGGCATTACTATGGAAGAAAAACACAATAAATTATATAGGATATATCAAGATGCAACACTGGATGGCGGGTAAAATTAAAGCACTTAATAGAGACAAAatttatcatcataaatatctATGGCCTGATTACTACAGAGAAGAAAAAGTCAGTTTGGCTAGAAATTGGTCAATTCTTAACAAATCAAACGGCTCCACACTACATTATAGGTGGAGATTTCAACACCATTCTCCGCTAATCAGAAAAACGTGGAGGATCAAAAATCATAAGGTAACCTCAAAAAGATTTTATGGAATGGATTAATAATAATTACCTTTTAGAAATAAAAACTGGCAAAGATTCACACACATGGAATAACAGGAGATCGGGTTTCTCTAACATCTCTGAAATATTGGACAGGTTCTTCTTCAAAGGGGACCTAACTTCTTTCCAAACCGAGATGAAAGCCTCTGTTCTACCATGGTTAGGATCCGATCACTTTCCAGTTATGCTGGAACTGATGGGAGAACTGAGAACCTGTGGGAGACCATTCAAGTTTGAACTCATGTGGTTTAAGCATGAGGATTTTTTTcccaacatacaaaaatggtggacAAAAAGTAATTTTCAAGGTTCCAAAATGTTCTGTTTAAATTCAAAACTAAAAGAAATTAAGCATAAATTACTAGACTGGAACAAGGAAAGATTTAAGAACATCTTTGAGGAAAAATTACGAATCTAAAAAGAATTGGAGAATGTAAACACAGAAGTAATTCGACATGGGATGGATCAAGTCTTATACGAAACAGAGAAAAGGCTCCTGGGTGAGTATGAGGACACTCTAGCCAAGGAAgaaattttctggaaacaaaaatccagagaAGTTTGGTTGAGtgatggagataaaaatactaagttttttcataaTAGTGTTAAGGTGAGGAGAGCCAAAAATAGGATCTCACAAATAACCAATGAGGAAAACCAGATTATCATAGATCAAAAGATGATTGTGAAGGATGTAACCCAATACTTTAGAAACGTGTTGAATAATTGGGAATACTCGGATCTCCCACACAATCAGGATTTGATTAAAAACATTCCTAAAATATTATCAGAAGAGGATAATAAGATGCTTAATgctaaaatcaccaaggaagaagTAAAATAGGCTCTATTTCAATTTTCAGGGGACAAGGCCCCTGGACCAGATGGATACCCTATTGGCTTTTATCAGAAATGCTGGCATATTATAGGTGACGAAGTGTCAGATGCCTTAGAAGTACCTAGAAATGCAAGCAATTTTTCGAAGGAGATAAACAGCACATTCTTAGCACTTATACCAAAAAAAGAAAATCCCTCAAAATGGGAAGAATTCAGACCCATATCCTTATGCAACATGACATATAAATTATTAACTAAAATCATGGCTAATAGATTAAAAAAGCTCATACCAGTTATCATCTCTGAAGAACAGATAGGATTTGTTCATAACAGATCAATCCTGGATGGGATAATTATTGTACAAGAGGTTATTCATTCCATACAAAACCAAAGACAACCAAATATGTTAATAAAACTTGATAttaagaaagcatatgataaagtagactGTTATTTCATATGTAGTTTTATGAAAGCCTTCGGCTTTAATAGACAATGGATTAATTGGGTATATAGATGTATTTCAAGCCCCAGTTACTCGGTCTTGATAAACGGAAAACCGGAAGGATATTTCAAAGCAACAAGGGGCTTAAGACAGGGGGATCTGCTCTCACCCTTCTTATTTATTATAATGTATGAAGCCTTAGGTAGAGCCTTCAATGCCTCAAGATTAGTAGGTAGGCTGCAAGGCATTCAGATAACAACAGGGGTAGAACCATgtacacatcaacaatttgcagatgatacaatgATATTGGGAAAGGGCAATCTTCAAGAGGCTAAGGAAATCAAAAGAATCCTAACCACATATGGGAAAGCATCAGGAGAATTAGTAAATAAccaaaaatcataaattttttgcTTTAATATGTCCACACATGAGGAAAAGAAAATAGCTAGCTGGCTTGGGTATAGAATTGGACAATTACCATGCACATATTTAGGAATACCAAtagataaaggaacaagatccagcAAGCTTTGGGACCACCTCATTGAGCACATCAAGAAAAGACTCTCGTCTTGGAAAGGCCTTTGGCTGACAGGGGCAGGTAGAATAACATTGATAAAATCAATCTTATCAGCACTACCCATTTACCTTCTATCCTGCATTCCGATATCATTAGGAGTTTATAAGAACATATCCCAGATTATCAGAAATTTTTATTGGCAGGGAatagaagacaaaaacaaaataaaactgaTATCCTGGGATAAAATTTGCAGAGACATAAGCAATGGGGGCACAGGTATAAGGAACTTAATATGGCAGAACAAGGCCTTAGGGGCAAAATTAATCTGGAGAACATATGTCTCATCCGATGCCAAATGGGCTAGAATCCTAAGAAATAAGTATCTAGCAAGCAGCCATAAGGAGGCAATATTCAGGGAAAAACACTTGCAAAAGGGTTCAAGAATCTGGAATTTTATGAAAGATTGTCGCCCCATCATAACAAATCATCTGGCTTGGGACATCCACAATGGCAAATCGGCATTGTTTTGGGAGGACTCCTGGGGAGATCAACCTCCAATAGATGTATTGATGGATACATCCAACATCAAGCATCAAATAAAGAACCTTTGGGGGAATTATGTAAAGGATTACACAATTCCTGAACCAAAATCAACACTCagatggaaatggaaaaacatgctTCCATTTATGCCTGaaatcaaattccaagaaatgCAAAAGATACTTAATCACCGAATGATTTCATTTAGAGAAGGGGATGATATTTTAGTATGGGCAAAATCTAAAGACGGGCACTATAACTACAGAGATGGCTTCAGGAGCATATACAATAAGGCAAAAGTCACCAAAGATCACATCCCAGTCGAACTGTGTTGGAATAAATTGTGTCTTCCAAAGGCAGGCTTCTTTGCCTGGGCGGCAATTCAAAGGAAAGTACTTACTACCGATCAATTCAGACGTAGGGGATATGAAGGACCATCAATCTATCTATTATGTAAGGAAGATGAGGAAACAAGTGATCATATTTTCATGACATGCAAATATACCCATAAATGCTGGTACTGGTTAATGGCACAGCTAGGATGGTCAGGGGCTATTAGCTCCTCCTTGATAGAATGATGTTCATACTGGCCAATTATCAAGAAAAAAAGTCTATTTCATAATTTATGGATCTGCAACCCATCCATAGTAatatgggagatttggaaagaaagaaatagaagaatatttCAAGAAAGGGAAATGCAAGTAGAAAAACTCTTAATTAAAATAGAAGTGGCTATAACTGAAACCTCTAATAATAGGAATATGAACATTCCACTACATGGAAAGTCATTCACAGAATGGGACAACTTTATTAGAAAGCAATGGAGTGGAATAAAAATACCTCCTTTTACTGGGAAAATGGGAACAGACAAAGAAGAAATAAGGAAATCATGCAAATGGCAACCTCCAAAGCACGGatggttcaaattaaattttgatggagcatccagaggaAACCCTGGTACTACAAGGGCAAGATGTATAATACATTCAGATAAAGGGAAGAGTATTGGATCTAAATCCATTCACTTAGGACAAACCACCAACAATACTGCTGAATTCCTAAGCCTCATAGAAGGATTAATGATGTGTAGAGAACTAAGGATAAGTAAATTAGAAATTGAAGGCGACGCAACATTAATAATCAATGCAATTAGGACTAAAGGAATGTTGAATTGGAAACTCAAAGGTATGCTTGATAAAGCATTAGAATTACTCAATTATTTCATAGATTTCACTATCAACCACACATACAGAGAGGCAAACTTGGTTGCTGATGctctagccaatttaggggcagacgGGATAACTAAGACAACAATTAATATATCAGACTCTACCGTTAAGGAACAAGTTGGATAAATAAACTTTATATAGCTATATGTTTATAGATAAGACATAGACAAAATGGTCTACATATTTGCTCAAACCCATTCAAACTATACACATACAGAGATGCCCatggatatatatgtatatgtatatgtatatgtatatgta
This genomic stretch from Cryptomeria japonica chromosome 8, Sugi_1.0, whole genome shotgun sequence harbors:
- the LOC131077278 gene encoding general transcription factor IIH subunit 2, encoding MNKNRKGMEVEEDEEGEEEGGGKELEAWERAYADDRSWEALQEDESGILHLDKKHQQLQQRQYRRRLQAVVASHIQRGLIRYLYIILDFSRAAGEKDFKPNRMVVVTNCVEAFVREFFDQNPLSHLGIIIIRNGIAHRLTDLSGSPESHIKALANNLECSGDSSLQNALDLAHGYLTQIPSYGHREVLILYSALSTCDPGDVMDTIRKCKDAKMRCSVVGLSAEIYICKHLCEETGGVYSVALDESHFKDLLLEHAPPPPAIAEFAVASLVKMGFPQRGAEGVISICACHKEVKIGGGYTCPRCKARVCELPTECHICGLTLVSSPHLARSYHHLFPVAPFEEVIGRTAPNQRLPRTCFGCQQFLPNPGSKVGVRLACPRCKKHFCFDCDIYIHESLHNCPGCESSPTITSS